The DNA region ACCACACTGAACCCTGCAGAGACGTCGCCTCGCTCAAGGCATCCGACCCCGAGGTCATGCGCAGCTTCTACCAGCGACTCTTCCCCTGGCGGCAGCTGTTCCAATGGCTCAACCACAGCCCCACGCCCACAAACGACTTTGGCAACCGAGAGTTTGCCTTTACCCTGCAGAACGACGCCTATCTGCGATACCAGTCCTTTGCCACGGCAGACCTGTACGCGCCCGAGTCCTCAAGGCGGCACGCTTCCAGGACCATCTTTTGCTAATGTGTGCCCACGGCTAGTCTGCGCAAAGACGTCCTCCGCCTCATGCCCTCGCGTTTCGAAATCGGCCCCGTCTACACCACCAACCCGCGCGACCGCAAGACGCTCCGCAACTCGTCCGCTTTTAAGCCCCTCGCCAAGGAGCTCTGCTTCGATATCGACTTGACAGACTACGACGATATCCGTACCTGCTGCGACAAGGCCAACATCTGCAACAAGTGCTGGACCTTCATGACCATGGCCATCAAGGTCATCGACGCCTCCCTGCGCGATGATCTTGGCTTCAAGCACATCATGTGGGTGTACtcgggtcgtcgaggtgccCACGCCTGGGTCTGCGACAAAAAGGTCCGCAGCTTGGACGACCAAAAGAGAAGGGCCATTGCAGGCTACCTCGAAGTTGTAAAAGgtggcgcgcagggcggcaagaaggtgaatgtgcggcggccgctgcacCCGCATCTCTCGTAAGTACCGCGCTCTTCCGACTGCCTCCGGAGATTGTGATGCTGACCGAATTGTAGCCGCAGTCTAGACATTCTCAAGTCACACTTCCAGGACGATGTCCTTGAGGGCCAGGACCCCTGGGGCacggccgagcgcgccgaAAAGCTGCTTCAGCTGCTACCGGACAAGACGCTCAACGACTCCCTGCGGCGCAAATGGGACGCGGCCCCGGGACGTGCGTCCACGTCCAAATGggccgacatcgacgccttggccaagacgggcgcgagcaagcacctcgacgccaaggCCCTCCTCGAAGCCAAGCAGGACATTGT from Purpureocillium takamizusanense chromosome 3, complete sequence includes:
- the PRI1 gene encoding p48 polypeptide of DNA primase (COG:H~EggNog:ENOG503NUZP~BUSCO:EOG09261ZI1), translated to MPHSVEGGGPGSPQGAVKDEPMDDAGIPSSAPVADGDGDVDMQPSDAADAAPQPVKKEVPLENMFDDDSDDDEFPSSAPVKEQPSSPPARAPASPVDVASLKASDPEVMRSFYQRLFPWRQLFQWLNHSPTPTNDFGNREFAFTLQNDAYLRYQSFATADLLRKDVLRLMPSRFEIGPVYTTNPRDRKTLRNSSAFKPLAKELCFDIDLTDYDDIRTCCDKANICNKCWTFMTMAIKVIDASLRDDLGFKHIMWVYSGRRGAHAWVCDKKVRSLDDQKRRAIAGYLEVVKGGAQGGKKVNVRRPLHPHLSRSLDILKSHFQDDVLEGQDPWGTAERAEKLLQLLPDKTLNDSLRRKWDAAPGRASTSKWADIDALAKTGASKHLDAKALLEAKQDIVLEYTYPRLDIEVSKKLNHLLKSPFVVHPGTGRVCVPIDTRHLEAFDPLGVPTVQGLLAEIDAWRDDGDGEGDDKGKALADWEKTSLRPYVDYFRTFVAGILKDEKDTRVKRERDDESMEF